In Pseudomonas lalkuanensis, the following are encoded in one genomic region:
- a CDS encoding twin transmembrane helix small protein — translation MLKAAIVLLLLATVASLFSGLFFLVRDEGRSSRVVNALTVRVILAALTLALIAWGFYSGQFVSHVTW, via the coding sequence ATGCTCAAAGCTGCGATCGTCCTCTTGTTGCTTGCCACGGTGGCCAGCTTGTTCAGCGGTCTTTTCTTCCTGGTCAGGGACGAAGGCCGCAGCTCCCGCGTGGTCAATGCGCTAACGGTTCGTGTAATCCTGGCCGCCCTGACCCTGGCGCTCATCGCCTGGGGTTTCTACAGCGGCCAGTTCGTTTCCCATGTCACCTGGTAA
- a CDS encoding COX15/CtaA family protein, with protein MDTYKNRPGFRLALFATLLALVVVLLGAYTRLTHAGLGCPDWPGCYGFIGVPQTDAQLAHAEANFPHAPVEARKGWNEMVHRYFAGTLGLVILGLAIHAVRLRGRDGQPLKLPLLLVAVVVAQAAFGMWTVTLQLWPQVVTAHLLGGFTTLSLLLLLSLRLSNAFPPLQLPQRLRLWAALGLSLVIGQIALGGWVSSNYAAVACVDLPTCHGQWWPAMDFANGFHLTQHIGPNYLGGQLDSDARTAIHMTHRLGALVVTLVLLALAWQLRAAGLKGLAGLLLTALCLQVGLGISNVIFHLPLPVAVAHNGGGALLLLVLVTTNYRVRASALSVGAGSARERGIAGESRAELAPAVITSPSK; from the coding sequence GTGGATACCTACAAGAACCGGCCCGGATTTCGCCTCGCCCTGTTCGCCACCCTGCTGGCACTGGTCGTGGTGCTGCTGGGTGCCTACACCCGCCTGACCCACGCTGGCCTCGGCTGCCCCGATTGGCCCGGCTGTTATGGCTTCATCGGCGTGCCGCAGACCGACGCCCAGCTCGCCCATGCCGAGGCGAATTTCCCCCACGCACCGGTGGAGGCCCGGAAGGGCTGGAACGAGATGGTCCACCGCTACTTCGCCGGCACCCTCGGACTGGTGATCCTCGGTCTGGCCATTCATGCCGTACGCCTGCGCGGCCGCGACGGTCAGCCGCTGAAGCTGCCGCTGCTGCTGGTGGCGGTGGTCGTCGCCCAGGCCGCCTTCGGCATGTGGACAGTGACCCTGCAGCTCTGGCCCCAGGTGGTGACCGCGCACCTCCTGGGCGGGTTCACCACGCTCTCGCTGCTGCTGCTGCTGAGCTTGCGGCTGTCCAACGCCTTCCCGCCGCTGCAATTGCCGCAGCGATTGCGGCTGTGGGCGGCACTGGGTCTGTCGCTGGTGATCGGACAGATCGCCCTCGGCGGCTGGGTCAGCTCCAACTACGCAGCCGTGGCCTGCGTCGACCTGCCCACCTGCCACGGCCAGTGGTGGCCGGCGATGGACTTCGCCAACGGCTTCCACCTCACCCAGCACATCGGCCCCAACTACCTGGGCGGGCAACTGGACAGCGACGCCCGCACCGCCATCCACATGACCCATCGCCTCGGCGCGCTGGTCGTCACCCTCGTGCTGCTGGCCCTTGCCTGGCAGCTGCGCGCTGCCGGACTCAAGGGCTTGGCCGGGTTGCTGTTGACGGCCCTGTGCCTGCAGGTGGGCCTGGGCATCAGCAACGTGATCTTCCATCTGCCGCTGCCAGTGGCGGTGGCCCACAACGGTGGCGGCGCCCTGTTGCTGCTGGTGCTGGTCACCACCAATTACCGGGTGCGCGCTTCAGCCCTTTCGGTAGGAGCGGGCTCTGCTCGCGAACGCGGGATTGCCGGGGAATCGCGAGCAGAGCTCGCTCCTGCGGTGATCACTTCGCCCAGCAAATAA
- a CDS encoding SCO family protein, giving the protein MTRIQKTVFVLVAIVAVVLGLTVHRVLTSQGQADPTRLLDAGIVLLPQSRTLPALEMVDQNGQKIAVDQLKDKWSLVFFGYTFCPDICPTTLAQMRELKGLLPQQAQDNLRFVFVSVDPNRDTPQQIKQYIGYFDPTFVGITGDLPTLQKLANAVSIPFIPADTSKENYTVDHSGNLVVLGPDGTQRGFIRSPLNNQKLKEQLPGLVAPKS; this is encoded by the coding sequence ATGACCAGAATCCAGAAAACCGTCTTCGTCCTCGTCGCCATCGTGGCCGTGGTGCTCGGCCTCACCGTGCACCGTGTCCTGACCAGCCAGGGCCAGGCCGACCCGACCAGGCTGCTCGATGCCGGTATCGTCCTGCTGCCCCAGAGCCGCACCCTGCCGGCGCTGGAAATGGTCGACCAGAACGGCCAGAAGATCGCAGTGGACCAGCTCAAGGACAAGTGGAGCCTGGTGTTCTTCGGCTACACCTTCTGCCCCGACATCTGCCCCACCACCCTGGCGCAGATGCGTGAGCTCAAGGGCCTGCTGCCACAGCAGGCGCAGGACAACCTGCGCTTCGTGTTCGTCAGCGTCGACCCGAACCGCGACACCCCGCAGCAGATCAAGCAGTACATCGGCTACTTCGACCCGACGTTCGTCGGCATCACCGGTGACCTGCCCACCCTGCAGAAGCTCGCCAACGCCGTGAGCATTCCCTTCATCCCGGCCGATACCAGCAAGGAAAACTACACCGTCGACCACAGCGGCAACCTGGTGGTCCTCGGCCCTGACGGCACCCAGCGCGGCTTCATCCGCTCGCCGCTGAACAACCAGAAGCTCAAGGAGCAGCTGCCGGGTCTGGTCGCACCGAAAAGCTGA
- the ctaD gene encoding cytochrome c oxidase subunit I, with protein MSAVIDHDHAGHDHHHGPAKGLMRWVLTTNHKDIGTMYLWFSFAMFLLGGSMAMVIRAELFQPGLQIVQPEFFNQMTTMHGLIMVFGAVMPAFVGLANWMIPLMIGAPDMALPRMNNFSFWLLPAAFGLLVSTLFSAGGGPNFGWTFYAPLSTTYAPESVTYFIFAIHLMGISSIMGAINVVATILNLRAPGMTLMKMPLFVWTWLITAFLLIAVMPVLAGCVTMMLMDIHFGTSFFSAAGGGDPVLFQHVFWFFGHPEVYIMILPAFGAVSSIIPAFSRKPLFGYTSMVYATASIAFLSFIVWAHHMFTVGIPLTGELFFMFATMLIAVPTGVKVFNWVTTMWEGSLTFETPMLFAVAFVILFTIGGFSGLMLAIAPADFQYHDTYFVVAHFHYVLVPGAIFGIFASAYYWLPKWTGHMYDETLGKLHFWMSFIGMNMAFFPMHFVGLAGMPRRIPDYNLQFADFNMISSIGAFTFGATQFLFLFIVIKCIRGGKKAPAKPWDGAEGLEWTVPSPAPYHTFTTPPEVK; from the coding sequence ATGAGTGCAGTGATCGATCACGATCATGCCGGGCATGATCACCACCACGGCCCGGCCAAGGGGCTGATGCGCTGGGTACTGACCACCAACCACAAGGACATCGGCACCATGTACCTGTGGTTCAGCTTCGCCATGTTCCTCCTCGGGGGGTCCATGGCGATGGTGATCCGCGCCGAGCTGTTCCAGCCTGGCCTGCAGATCGTGCAGCCGGAATTCTTCAACCAGATGACCACCATGCACGGTCTGATCATGGTGTTCGGCGCGGTGATGCCGGCCTTCGTGGGCCTGGCCAACTGGATGATCCCGCTGATGATCGGCGCGCCGGACATGGCCCTGCCGCGGATGAACAACTTCAGCTTCTGGCTGCTGCCGGCCGCCTTCGGCCTGCTGGTCAGCACCCTGTTCAGCGCAGGTGGCGGACCGAACTTCGGCTGGACCTTCTACGCGCCGCTGTCGACCACCTATGCGCCGGAAAGCGTCACCTACTTCATCTTCGCCATCCACCTGATGGGCATCAGCTCGATCATGGGCGCGATCAACGTGGTCGCCACCATCCTCAACCTGCGCGCCCCGGGCATGACCCTGATGAAGATGCCGCTGTTCGTCTGGACCTGGCTGATCACCGCCTTCCTGCTGATTGCGGTGATGCCGGTGCTGGCTGGTTGCGTGACCATGATGCTGATGGACATCCACTTCGGCACCAGCTTCTTCAGTGCCGCCGGTGGCGGCGACCCGGTGCTGTTCCAGCACGTGTTCTGGTTCTTCGGCCACCCCGAGGTGTACATCATGATCCTGCCCGCCTTCGGTGCGGTCAGCTCGATCATCCCGGCCTTCAGCCGCAAGCCGCTGTTCGGCTACACCTCGATGGTCTACGCCACCGCGTCCATCGCCTTCCTGTCGTTCATCGTCTGGGCGCACCACATGTTCACCGTGGGCATCCCGCTGACCGGTGAACTGTTCTTCATGTTCGCCACCATGCTGATCGCCGTGCCCACCGGGGTGAAGGTGTTCAACTGGGTGACCACCATGTGGGAAGGCTCGCTGACCTTCGAGACGCCCATGCTGTTCGCCGTGGCCTTCGTCATCCTGTTCACCATCGGCGGCTTCTCCGGCCTGATGCTGGCCATCGCCCCGGCGGACTTCCAGTACCACGACACCTACTTCGTGGTGGCTCACTTCCACTATGTGCTGGTGCCCGGCGCCATCTTCGGCATCTTCGCCTCGGCCTACTACTGGCTGCCGAAGTGGACCGGCCACATGTACGACGAGACCCTCGGCAAGCTGCATTTCTGGATGAGCTTCATCGGCATGAACATGGCGTTCTTCCCCATGCACTTCGTGGGGCTGGCGGGCATGCCGCGGCGGATTCCGGACTACAACCTGCAGTTCGCCGACTTCAACATGATCTCGTCCATCGGTGCCTTCACCTTCGGCGCTACCCAGTTCCTCTTCCTGTTCATCGTCATCAAGTGCATCCGTGGCGGCAAGAAAGCCCCGGCCAAGCCCTGGGACGGTGCCGAGGGCCTGGAGTGGACCGTGCCGTCGCCGGCGCCCTACCACACGTTCACTACACCGCCGGAAGTGAAGTGA
- the coxB gene encoding cytochrome c oxidase subunit II, with protein MMRHPRVWMGLLLLSVLSQAEAAWTVNMAPGATEVSRTVFDLHMTIFWICVVIGVLVFGAMFWSMIIHRRSTGQQPAHFHESTTVEILWTVVPFVILVLMAVPATKTLIDIYDTSESGLDVQITGYQWKWHYKYLGQDVEFFSNLATPAEQIHNKAPKDEHYLLEVDQPLVVPVGTKVRFLITAADVIHSWWVPALAVKKDAIPGFVNESWTRIEKPGLYRGQCTELCGKDHGFMPIVVEAKSQEDFAKWLAARKEETAKQKELTDKEWTLDELVARGDKVYHTTCAACHQPEGQGMPPMFPALKGSKIATGPKQDHLNIVFHGKPGTSMAAFGKQLSEVDIAAVITYERNAWGNNTGDMVTPKEVLALKQAESQ; from the coding sequence ATGATGCGACATCCACGAGTCTGGATGGGACTCCTGCTGCTGTCTGTTCTCAGCCAGGCGGAGGCTGCCTGGACAGTCAACATGGCGCCTGGTGCAACCGAGGTCAGCCGCACCGTTTTCGATCTGCACATGACCATCTTCTGGATCTGCGTCGTCATCGGCGTACTGGTCTTCGGTGCCATGTTCTGGTCGATGATCATCCACCGCCGCTCCACCGGCCAGCAGCCGGCGCACTTCCACGAGAGCACCACGGTTGAAATCCTCTGGACTGTCGTGCCCTTCGTCATCCTCGTGCTGATGGCGGTGCCGGCGACCAAGACCCTGATCGACATCTACGACACCTCCGAGTCCGGACTGGATGTGCAGATCACCGGCTACCAGTGGAAATGGCACTACAAGTACCTGGGCCAGGACGTGGAGTTCTTCAGCAACCTGGCCACGCCCGCCGAGCAGATCCACAACAAGGCGCCGAAGGACGAGCACTACCTGCTGGAAGTCGACCAGCCGCTGGTGGTGCCGGTGGGCACCAAGGTGCGCTTCCTGATCACTGCCGCCGACGTGATCCACTCCTGGTGGGTGCCGGCGCTGGCGGTGAAGAAGGACGCCATTCCCGGCTTCGTCAACGAATCCTGGACGCGCATCGAGAAGCCCGGCCTCTACCGTGGCCAGTGCACCGAGCTGTGCGGCAAGGATCATGGCTTCATGCCCATCGTTGTCGAGGCCAAGTCCCAGGAGGACTTCGCCAAGTGGCTGGCCGCGCGCAAGGAAGAGACCGCCAAGCAGAAGGAGCTGACCGACAAGGAATGGACCCTGGACGAACTGGTTGCGCGAGGCGACAAGGTCTACCACACCACCTGCGCCGCCTGTCACCAGCCTGAAGGTCAGGGCATGCCGCCCATGTTCCCGGCGCTCAAAGGCTCGAAGATCGCCACCGGGCCGAAGCAAGACCACCTGAACATCGTCTTCCACGGCAAGCCGGGTACCTCCATGGCCGCCTTCGGCAAGCAGCTCTCCGAAGTCGATATCGCCGCCGTCATCACCTACGAGCGCAACGCCTGGGGCAACAACACCGGCGACATGGTGACTCCGAAGGAAGTGCTGGCCCTGAAACAGGCGGAAAGCCAATGA
- a CDS encoding PA0069 family radical SAM protein, which translates to MPAPLPPRGRGTASNPFNRFSPTTSVAMDDGWFQEVPPSRATEVRQETAKSIITRNQSPDLPFDRSVNPYRGCEHGCIYCYARPSHAYWDMSPGLDFETRLIAKTNAVALLEQQLSKPGYQCAPINLGSNTDPYQPIEREYRLTRQTLEVLLRYRHPVTIVTKGSLVLRDLDLLTDLAEQNLVAVMVSLTTLDDELKRTLEPRAAAPSARLRAIRVLSENRVPVGVLCSPMIPMVNDMELESLLEAARDNGALQANYMLLRLPREVGPLFEEWLQAHYPQRAAHVMSIIRQCRGGEIYDSRFGHRFKGQGPFAELLAQRFAVAIRKLGLNRRRDYELDCSRFCPPGGQMALL; encoded by the coding sequence ATGCCTGCCCCTCTTCCGCCCCGTGGCCGTGGTACGGCCAGCAACCCCTTCAATCGCTTCTCACCGACCACCTCGGTGGCGATGGATGACGGCTGGTTCCAGGAAGTCCCGCCCAGCCGCGCGACCGAAGTGCGGCAGGAAACCGCCAAAAGCATCATCACCCGCAACCAGTCGCCGGACCTGCCCTTCGACCGTTCGGTGAATCCCTACCGCGGCTGCGAGCACGGCTGCATCTACTGTTACGCCCGGCCCAGCCATGCCTACTGGGACATGTCGCCGGGGTTGGATTTCGAAACCCGGCTCATCGCCAAGACCAACGCCGTCGCCCTGCTCGAACAGCAGCTCTCCAAGCCGGGTTACCAGTGCGCGCCGATCAACCTCGGTTCCAACACCGACCCGTACCAGCCCATCGAGCGCGAATACCGCCTCACCCGCCAGACCCTCGAAGTCCTGCTGCGCTACCGCCACCCGGTGACCATCGTTACCAAGGGCTCGCTGGTGCTGCGCGACCTCGACCTGCTCACTGATCTGGCAGAGCAGAACCTGGTGGCGGTGATGGTCAGCCTCACCACCCTCGACGATGAACTGAAACGCACCCTGGAACCTCGCGCCGCCGCCCCGTCGGCACGCCTGCGGGCGATTCGTGTGCTGAGCGAGAACCGCGTCCCGGTGGGTGTGCTCTGTTCGCCGATGATCCCCATGGTCAATGACATGGAGCTGGAGAGCCTGCTGGAAGCGGCTCGGGATAATGGTGCGCTACAGGCGAACTACATGCTGCTGCGCCTGCCCAGGGAGGTGGGCCCGCTTTTTGAAGAATGGTTGCAAGCGCATTACCCGCAGCGCGCCGCCCATGTGATGAGCATCATTCGCCAGTGCCGTGGCGGGGAAATCTACGACAGCCGTTTCGGCCACCGCTTCAAGGGCCAGGGACCTTTCGCCGAATTGCTGGCGCAGCGTTTTGCCGTCGCCATCCGCAAGCTGGGACTGAACCGGCGACGCGACTATGAGCTGGACTGTTCACGCTTCTGTCCGCCCGGTGGACAAATGGCGTTACTTTGA
- a CDS encoding YheV family putative zinc ribbon protein, which translates to MTATPKRFIAGAVCPACSEMDKIQMWDEDGVPHRQCVACGYADTLNAQGQSVPKELGTRVNQVKPKVADPKVQGVQFFPNPKLRKPGE; encoded by the coding sequence ATGACCGCCACACCGAAGCGCTTCATCGCCGGCGCCGTGTGCCCGGCGTGCAGCGAGATGGACAAGATCCAGATGTGGGACGAAGACGGTGTGCCGCACCGTCAGTGCGTGGCCTGCGGCTACGCCGACACCCTGAACGCCCAGGGCCAGTCGGTGCCGAAGGAACTGGGTACCCGGGTCAACCAGGTGAAGCCGAAAGTGGCCGATCCCAAGGTGCAGGGCGTGCAGTTCTTCCCCAATCCGAAGCTGAGGAAGCCCGGCGAGTGA
- a CDS encoding DUF3658 domain-containing protein, whose amino-acid sequence MWHLVCGDVAAAGVTRVIGVDVAARALRVLRDDLAVGPLVDVETPPCTLRAQFWRDVWPSTVTPRPDFGIGLCADADWLAALKRQDRPVTLWHGDSCSEQLLLARVAAALEGSDLPFWEVPCGTGDSSVETRRAVGMIDPAGLGAYFLPKQVDVGRKALLASQWRSAVAGNADVRRWQKGDFRGEDHRKVDAILLGACTSDWQPLARVMTELMGQSDGFFATDFFAFWRARELAAQGRLELGGTAGQDGHGGLTVRLS is encoded by the coding sequence ATGTGGCATCTGGTGTGTGGTGATGTGGCGGCAGCAGGCGTAACCCGTGTCATCGGTGTGGACGTCGCCGCCCGCGCATTGCGCGTGCTGCGTGACGACCTGGCGGTGGGGCCACTGGTGGATGTCGAGACGCCGCCCTGCACGCTCCGCGCACAGTTCTGGCGGGACGTCTGGCCCAGCACGGTGACGCCGCGGCCGGACTTCGGTATTGGGCTCTGCGCCGATGCCGACTGGCTTGCCGCGCTGAAACGGCAAGATCGGCCGGTCACCCTCTGGCATGGCGACAGCTGCTCCGAACAACTCCTGCTGGCCCGCGTCGCGGCCGCTCTGGAAGGTAGCGACCTGCCGTTCTGGGAAGTGCCTTGTGGCACCGGCGACAGCAGCGTCGAGACGCGTCGAGCGGTAGGCATGATCGACCCCGCCGGGCTGGGCGCGTATTTCCTGCCGAAGCAGGTCGATGTCGGGCGCAAGGCGTTGCTCGCCAGCCAGTGGCGCAGCGCCGTGGCCGGCAATGCCGATGTTCGCCGCTGGCAGAAGGGGGATTTCCGGGGTGAGGATCATCGCAAGGTGGATGCCATCCTCCTCGGTGCCTGCACGTCGGACTGGCAGCCGCTGGCGCGGGTGATGACCGAGCTGATGGGGCAGAGCGACGGCTTCTTCGCCACCGACTTCTTCGCCTTCTGGCGCGCTCGTGAGCTGGCTGCCCAGGGACGTCTCGAACTGGGCGGCACCGCTGGCCAGGACGGCCACGGCGGACTCACCGTTCGCCTGAGCTGA
- a CDS encoding carbonic anhydrase — protein MSNEHDKLGSESAEEALRNIVEGFQRFRDEVFPQQEELFKKLAHEQKPRAMFITCADSRIVPELITQSSPGDLFVTRNVGNVVPPYGQMNGGVSTAIEFAVMALGVHHIIICGHSDCGAMKAVMDPQTLERMPTVKAWLRHAEVAKVVVQENCGCASHESLAVLTEENVVAQLDHLRTHPSVAARLASGQLFIHGWVYDIETSVIKAYDAEQGRFRAIGDGPLPMATPRPRYQAE, from the coding sequence ATGAGCAACGAGCACGACAAGCTGGGCAGTGAAAGCGCCGAAGAAGCCCTGCGGAACATAGTCGAGGGCTTCCAGCGGTTCCGCGACGAAGTCTTCCCGCAACAGGAGGAACTGTTCAAGAAGCTTGCCCATGAGCAGAAACCCCGCGCCATGTTCATCACCTGTGCCGACTCGCGTATCGTCCCCGAGCTGATTACCCAGAGCTCGCCCGGCGACCTGTTCGTCACCCGTAACGTCGGCAACGTGGTGCCGCCTTATGGCCAGATGAACGGCGGCGTCTCGACGGCCATCGAATTCGCGGTGATGGCCCTCGGCGTGCACCACATCATCATCTGCGGCCACTCCGACTGCGGCGCCATGAAGGCGGTGATGGACCCACAGACGCTGGAGCGCATGCCCACCGTAAAGGCCTGGCTGCGCCATGCCGAGGTGGCCAAGGTGGTGGTTCAGGAAAACTGCGGCTGCGCCAGCCACGAGTCCCTGGCGGTGCTCACCGAAGAGAACGTGGTGGCCCAGCTCGACCACCTGCGCACCCACCCCTCGGTGGCGGCGCGCCTGGCCAGCGGACAGCTGTTCATCCATGGCTGGGTCTATGACATCGAGACTTCCGTCATCAAGGCCTACGATGCCGAGCAGGGGCGCTTCCGCGCGATCGGTGACGGTCCGCTGCCGATGGCCACGCCACGACCGCGCTACCAGGCGGAGTGA
- a CDS encoding cytochrome c oxidase assembly protein, whose product MSGEMSTRRLIQRLLLLVVVMFGFGFALVPIYDVMCQAFGINGKTTGSAYEGAQNEDQQRQVRVQFLATNAAGMSWEFRPKADDLVVHPGASNEMLFIAYNPTDKPMTAQAIPSVAPSKAAAFFHKTECFCFTQQVLQPGQRIEMPVRFIVDRDLPADVHHLTLAYTLFDITARKPPVARNDG is encoded by the coding sequence ATGAGCGGGGAAATGAGCACTCGCCGCCTGATCCAGCGCCTGTTGTTGCTGGTGGTGGTGATGTTCGGCTTCGGTTTTGCCCTGGTACCGATCTATGACGTGATGTGCCAGGCCTTCGGCATCAACGGCAAGACCACCGGGTCGGCCTACGAGGGCGCGCAGAACGAAGACCAGCAGCGCCAGGTGCGGGTGCAGTTCCTCGCCACCAACGCGGCGGGGATGAGCTGGGAGTTCCGCCCCAAGGCGGATGACCTGGTGGTGCACCCGGGGGCGAGCAACGAGATGCTGTTCATTGCCTACAACCCCACCGACAAGCCGATGACGGCCCAGGCCATCCCCAGCGTGGCGCCGTCGAAGGCGGCGGCGTTCTTCCACAAGACCGAATGCTTCTGTTTCACCCAGCAGGTCCTGCAGCCCGGCCAGCGCATCGAGATGCCGGTGCGCTTCATCGTCGACCGTGATCTGCCGGCCGATGTGCATCACCTGACCCTCGCTTACACGCTGTTCGATATCACTGCCCGCAAGCCACCAGTCGCCAGGAATGACGGCTGA
- a CDS encoding cytochrome c oxidase subunit 3: MASHEHYYVPAQSKWPIIATIGLLTTVYGVGTWFNDLKAARPESNGPIIFFVGGLILAYMLFGWFGNVIRESRGGLYSPQMDRSFRWGMSWFIFSEVMFFAAFFGALFYVRHFAGPWLGGEGAKGVANMLWPNFEYAWPLLNNPDSKLFPPPKAVIDPWHLPLINTILLVTSSFTVTFAHHALRKNKRGPLKLWLALTILLGVTFLGFQAEEYIHAYKELGLTLGSGIYGATFFMLTGFHGAHVTLGALILTVMLVRILRGHFDPEHHFGFEAAAWYWHFVDVVWIGLFTFVYVL; the protein is encoded by the coding sequence ATGGCTAGTCACGAGCACTATTACGTTCCGGCCCAGAGCAAGTGGCCGATCATTGCCACCATAGGCCTTTTGACCACGGTCTATGGCGTGGGCACCTGGTTCAACGACCTCAAGGCGGCGCGCCCGGAATCCAACGGGCCGATCATCTTCTTCGTCGGCGGTCTGATCCTGGCCTACATGCTGTTCGGCTGGTTCGGCAATGTGATCCGCGAGAGCCGGGGCGGTCTCTACAGCCCGCAGATGGACCGTTCATTCCGCTGGGGCATGAGCTGGTTCATCTTCTCCGAGGTGATGTTCTTCGCCGCCTTCTTCGGTGCGCTGTTCTACGTGCGCCACTTCGCCGGTCCCTGGCTCGGCGGGGAGGGCGCCAAGGGCGTCGCCAACATGCTCTGGCCCAACTTCGAGTACGCCTGGCCGCTGCTGAACAACCCGGACTCCAAGTTGTTCCCGCCGCCCAAGGCGGTGATAGATCCGTGGCACCTGCCGCTGATCAACACCATCCTGCTGGTGACCTCGAGCTTCACCGTGACCTTCGCCCACCACGCCCTGCGCAAGAACAAGCGTGGTCCGCTGAAGCTCTGGTTGGCGCTGACCATCCTGCTCGGTGTGACCTTCCTGGGTTTCCAGGCCGAGGAATACATCCACGCCTACAAGGAGCTGGGGCTGACCCTGGGTTCGGGCATCTATGGCGCCACCTTCTTCATGCTCACCGGCTTCCACGGCGCCCACGTGACCCTGGGGGCGCTGATCCTGACTGTGATGCTGGTGCGCATCCTGCGCGGCCACTTCGACCCCGAGCATCACTTCGGATTCGAGGCGGCGGCCTGGTACTGGCACTTTGTGGACGTGGTCTGGATCGGCCTGTTCACCTTCGTCTACGTGCTGTGA
- a CDS encoding SURF1 family protein produces the protein MSTFRPGLAPTLVVLALLPVLLGLGFWQLSRAEEKRQLLASADARRIAAPVGIESLRASSEPAHLRVRLNGHFDAAHSLLLDSRIRDGKAGVELLQPFQDSASGQWLLVNRGWLPWPDRRVAPAFTTPDGEQMLVARAYVPPGAAFELKHLQASGWPQLVNQVEAAALWRHLGRNGLPLELRLEEGPAAYRTDWPVVAMGPEKHIGYAVQWFALAAALLGLFIYFGLRKGRENNNEPSTRHA, from the coding sequence ATGAGCACCTTCCGGCCCGGCCTGGCGCCCACCTTGGTGGTGCTCGCCCTGCTGCCGGTGCTGCTCGGGCTGGGCTTCTGGCAGCTCTCCCGCGCCGAGGAAAAACGCCAGCTGCTGGCGTCCGCTGATGCCCGGCGCATCGCCGCCCCTGTCGGCATCGAGAGCCTCCGCGCCAGCTCGGAACCCGCCCACCTGCGGGTACGCCTGAACGGCCATTTCGACGCCGCCCACAGCCTGCTGCTGGACAGCCGCATCCGCGACGGCAAGGCCGGCGTCGAACTGCTGCAACCCTTCCAGGACAGCGCCAGCGGCCAGTGGCTGCTGGTCAACCGTGGCTGGCTGCCCTGGCCCGATCGCCGCGTGGCACCGGCCTTCACCACCCCTGATGGCGAGCAGATGCTGGTCGCCCGGGCCTATGTACCGCCGGGCGCTGCGTTCGAACTCAAGCACCTGCAAGCGAGCGGCTGGCCGCAGCTGGTCAACCAGGTGGAGGCCGCCGCCCTCTGGCGACACCTCGGCCGCAACGGCCTGCCCCTGGAGCTGCGCCTCGAGGAAGGCCCGGCGGCCTACCGCACCGATTGGCCGGTGGTCGCCATGGGGCCGGAAAAGCACATCGGCTACGCCGTGCAGTGGTTCGCCCTGGCGGCGGCCCTGCTCGGCCTGTTCATCTATTTCGGATTGCGCAAAGGACGGGAGAACAACAATGAACCCAGCACTCGCCATGCCTGA
- the cyoE gene encoding heme o synthase, translating to MATLLSQGHTQARASWRDYLELTKPKVVVLMLITSLVGMFLATRAGVPWTVLLFGNLGIGLCAGAAAAVNHVVDRRIDSIMARTLKRPVVNGRVSPVAALSFAFVLAVLGQALLLAFTNELTAWLTLASLVGYAVLYTGFLKRATPQNIVIGGLAGAAPPLLGWVAVTGHMSAEPLLLVLIIFAWTPPHFWALAIHRKEEYAKADIPMLPVTHGEHYTKVHILLYTLVMFAVSLLPYVIHMSGVLYLACAVALGARFLQWAWVLYRDSKPHAAIKTFKYSIAYLFLLFIALLVDHYLMLNL from the coding sequence ATGGCCACTCTGCTCAGCCAAGGACACACCCAGGCCCGTGCCAGCTGGCGCGATTACCTGGAACTGACCAAACCCAAGGTGGTGGTGCTGATGCTCATCACTTCCCTGGTCGGCATGTTCCTCGCCACCCGCGCCGGCGTGCCCTGGACGGTGCTGCTGTTCGGCAACCTCGGTATCGGTCTCTGCGCCGGTGCGGCGGCGGCGGTCAACCATGTGGTGGACCGGCGCATCGACTCGATCATGGCGCGCACCCTGAAACGCCCGGTGGTCAATGGCCGCGTCTCGCCGGTGGCTGCCTTGAGCTTCGCCTTCGTGCTGGCCGTGCTGGGCCAGGCGCTGCTGCTGGCCTTCACCAATGAGCTGACCGCCTGGCTGACCCTGGCGTCCCTGGTGGGCTACGCGGTGCTCTACACCGGTTTCCTCAAGCGTGCCACACCGCAGAACATCGTCATTGGCGGCCTGGCCGGCGCCGCACCTCCGCTGCTGGGCTGGGTCGCCGTCACCGGGCACATGTCCGCCGAGCCGCTGCTGCTGGTTCTGATCATCTTCGCCTGGACCCCTCCGCACTTCTGGGCCCTGGCCATCCATCGCAAGGAGGAGTACGCCAAGGCCGACATCCCCATGCTGCCGGTGACCCATGGTGAGCACTACACCAAGGTGCACATCCTGCTCTACACCCTGGTGATGTTCGCGGTCAGCCTGCTGCCCTACGTCATCCACATGAGCGGCGTGCTTTACCTGGCGTGCGCGGTGGCTCTTGGGGCGCGCTTCCTGCAGTGGGCCTGGGTGCTGTACCGTGACAGCAAACCGCACGCTGCGATCAAGACCTTCAAGTACTCTATCGCCTACCTCTTCCTGCTGTTCATCGCCCTGCTGGTGGACCACTACCTGATGCTGAACCTATGA